One part of the Anaeromyxobacter sp. Fw109-5 genome encodes these proteins:
- a CDS encoding ABC transporter substrate-binding protein translates to MQRVTRTAAAVLLAVAAAALAPSRAAADDPLRPSGKGAAEGGAIWVGPRPKAPPRRIVVLAPSLTDVVVAMGHADRLVGVTRLDDAPEVRHLPRVGGFLDPSPEAVLGLSPDLLLWVTDGGAVAAVRRIAELSVASGRPFPILAIPIVSVADVLATPRIIGEALLDARGGERLSRALEAAVEEVRHRARSVKRKRVLFVVGREPLVVAGPRSFPDELLSIVGAENVVRGERPWPVYPLEKAVADDPELVVDAAAREPAEGIARLAAIPAVRRGRVFRLPNDDLLRAGPRMVRGLDALFRGVHPEAAR, encoded by the coding sequence ATGCAGCGAGTGACCCGCACCGCCGCCGCCGTCCTCCTCGCCGTCGCCGCCGCCGCGCTCGCCCCGTCGCGCGCGGCGGCGGACGACCCGCTGCGCCCGAGCGGCAAGGGCGCGGCGGAGGGCGGCGCGATCTGGGTGGGCCCGAGGCCGAAGGCCCCCCCGCGCCGGATCGTGGTGCTCGCCCCGAGCCTCACGGACGTCGTGGTCGCCATGGGCCACGCCGATCGGCTCGTGGGGGTGACCCGGCTCGACGACGCGCCCGAGGTCCGGCACCTCCCGCGGGTGGGCGGGTTCCTGGACCCCAGCCCGGAGGCGGTGCTGGGGCTCTCGCCCGATCTCCTGCTGTGGGTGACCGACGGCGGCGCGGTCGCCGCGGTGCGGCGCATCGCGGAGCTGTCCGTCGCCTCGGGCCGTCCGTTCCCCATCCTCGCCATCCCGATCGTCAGCGTCGCCGACGTGCTCGCCACCCCGCGCATCATCGGCGAGGCGCTCCTCGACGCTCGGGGCGGCGAGAGGCTCTCGCGCGCGCTGGAGGCGGCGGTGGAGGAGGTGCGCCACCGCGCGCGCTCGGTGAAGCGCAAGCGCGTGCTCTTCGTCGTCGGCCGGGAACCGCTCGTCGTCGCGGGACCGAGGAGCTTCCCCGACGAGCTCCTCTCCATCGTGGGGGCCGAGAACGTGGTGCGGGGCGAGCGGCCCTGGCCGGTCTACCCGCTCGAGAAGGCGGTCGCGGACGATCCGGAGCTCGTCGTGGACGCCGCCGCGCGCGAGCCCGCGGAGGGGATCGCGCGGCTCGCCGCGATCCCCGCCGTGCGGCGCGGGCGCGTGTTCCGGCTCCCGAACGACGACCTCCTGCGCGCCGGGCCGCGCATGGTCCGCGGCCTCGACGCGCTCTTCCGCGGCGTCCACCCGGAGGCCGCGCGGTGA
- a CDS encoding iron ABC transporter permease, with product MRLSPAVRLGLALTAGALAVAVAIAVSCALGAQPISVGAALAGREPDASILLGLRLPRAILAALVGCALAAAGTALQALLRNPLAEPFVLGVSGGAALGGSIVLVAATWLARVAGGAGEALGSAPPVAAGAVLGAIASTALVFGLGRVAGRLVPEAALLVGIVFNAFVAGVITLIKMLVPPEQASRLLYWLLGAVGYESPGTIAVGAVLVALSVSALVALSARLNLLTLGDEEAASLGVDVRRARAAVFFAASAATGAAVALAGMVGFVGLIVPHLVRRVVGPDHRLLVPASTLFGAAFLVLADALARLAFLPLGTEPPVGAVTAFLGGPFFLWLLRRTERPSEAS from the coding sequence GTGAGGCTCTCGCCCGCCGTTCGGCTCGGCCTCGCCCTCACCGCCGGAGCGCTGGCGGTGGCGGTGGCCATCGCCGTCTCCTGCGCGCTCGGCGCCCAGCCCATCTCCGTGGGCGCGGCCCTCGCCGGCCGCGAGCCGGACGCGTCGATCCTGCTCGGGCTGCGGCTCCCGCGCGCGATCCTCGCGGCGCTCGTCGGCTGCGCGCTCGCCGCCGCGGGCACCGCGCTCCAGGCGCTGCTGCGGAACCCGCTCGCCGAGCCCTTCGTGCTCGGCGTCTCCGGCGGCGCGGCGCTGGGCGGCTCGATCGTCCTCGTCGCGGCGACGTGGCTCGCCCGCGTCGCGGGGGGCGCGGGCGAGGCCCTGGGCTCCGCGCCGCCCGTGGCCGCGGGCGCGGTGCTCGGGGCCATCGCCTCGACCGCCCTCGTGTTCGGGCTCGGCCGCGTCGCCGGCCGGCTGGTGCCCGAGGCCGCCCTCCTCGTCGGCATCGTCTTCAACGCCTTCGTGGCGGGCGTCATCACCCTCATCAAGATGCTCGTGCCGCCGGAGCAGGCGAGCCGGCTCCTGTACTGGCTGCTCGGCGCGGTGGGCTACGAGTCGCCGGGGACCATCGCGGTGGGCGCGGTGCTCGTCGCCCTCTCCGTGAGCGCGCTCGTCGCGCTCTCGGCGCGCCTCAACCTGCTCACCCTGGGCGACGAGGAGGCCGCCTCGCTCGGCGTCGACGTCCGGCGCGCCCGCGCCGCGGTGTTCTTCGCGGCGAGCGCGGCGACCGGCGCGGCGGTCGCCCTGGCGGGGATGGTCGGCTTCGTGGGGCTCATCGTCCCGCACCTCGTGCGGCGCGTGGTCGGCCCCGACCACCGCCTGCTCGTGCCGGCCTCGACGCTGTTCGGCGCGGCGTTCCTCGTCCTCGCCGACGCGCTCGCGCGGCTCGCGTTCCTGCCGCTCGGCACCGAGCCGCCGGTGGGCGCCGTCACCGCGTTCCTCGGCGGCCCCTTCTTCCTGTGGCTGCTCCGGCGCACCGAGCGCCCGTCGGAGGCCTCGTGA
- a CDS encoding ABC transporter ATP-binding protein: MSAPAASDPIVEVRGASFAYGPRPALSEVSFTARAGEFVGLLGPNGAGKSSLVRLIAGLAAPSSGTVRLAGLDPHAAPRREVARVCALVPQEPRVGWPFTVREAVMMGRTPRQGLLAVATRLDHGAVQGALEACDLVHLAGRRLDALSGGERRRVFFARALAQEPRVLLLDEPTAFLDLAHQVAAMRMAQVAARGGLCVVAVLHDLNLAAAACDRLVVLSGGQVVAEGRPGDVLTDARVSEVWGVRVWRGENGDTGKPVVLPDV; encoded by the coding sequence GTGAGCGCGCCGGCGGCGAGCGACCCCATCGTGGAGGTGCGCGGCGCCTCGTTCGCCTACGGCCCGCGCCCGGCGCTGTCGGAGGTGTCGTTCACGGCGAGGGCGGGCGAGTTCGTCGGACTGCTCGGCCCGAACGGCGCGGGCAAGTCCAGCCTGGTCCGGCTCATCGCCGGGCTCGCCGCGCCGTCCTCCGGCACGGTCCGGCTCGCCGGCCTCGATCCGCACGCCGCGCCGCGCCGCGAGGTCGCGCGCGTGTGCGCGCTCGTCCCGCAGGAGCCGCGCGTCGGCTGGCCCTTCACCGTGCGGGAGGCCGTGATGATGGGGCGCACGCCGCGCCAGGGGCTGCTCGCCGTGGCGACGCGGCTGGATCACGGCGCGGTGCAGGGCGCGCTCGAGGCCTGCGATCTCGTCCACCTCGCCGGCCGCCGCCTCGACGCCCTCTCCGGCGGCGAGCGCCGACGCGTGTTCTTCGCGCGCGCGCTCGCGCAGGAGCCGCGCGTGCTGCTCCTCGACGAACCGACCGCCTTCCTCGACCTCGCCCACCAGGTCGCGGCGATGCGCATGGCGCAGGTCGCCGCCCGCGGCGGGCTGTGCGTGGTGGCGGTCCTGCACGACCTCAACCTCGCCGCCGCCGCGTGCGACCGGCTCGTGGTGCTCTCCGGCGGCCAGGTCGTCGCCGAAGGGAGACCGGGGGACGTGCTCACGGACGCGCGGGTGAGCGAGGTGTGGGGCGTGAGGGTCTGGCGCGGAGAGAACGGGGACACGGGGAAGCCGGTCGTGTTGCCGGACGTGTGA
- the dksA gene encoding RNA polymerase-binding protein DksA, whose protein sequence is MRKRDTDRYRALLEEQLGALLGQGERAVHEMADGAHEVPDPNDRATLEEGRNWALRLRDRDRRLISKIQEALARLEAGTFGRCTSCGRPIAAARLRARPVTDLCIDCKTEAERLER, encoded by the coding sequence ATGCGCAAGCGCGACACCGATCGCTACCGCGCGCTGCTCGAGGAACAGCTCGGCGCGCTGCTCGGGCAGGGCGAACGGGCGGTGCACGAGATGGCCGACGGCGCCCACGAGGTGCCGGATCCGAACGACCGCGCGACGCTCGAGGAGGGCCGCAACTGGGCGCTCCGCCTGCGCGACCGGGATCGCCGGCTCATCTCGAAGATCCAGGAGGCGCTCGCGCGGCTCGAGGCGGGCACCTTCGGCCGCTGCACGTCGTGCGGACGCCCCATCGCGGCCGCGCGGCTCCGTGCACGGCCGGTGACGGATCTCTGCATCGACTGCAAGACCGAGGCGGAGCGGCTCGAGCGCTGA
- the galU gene encoding UTP--glucose-1-phosphate uridylyltransferase GalU: MANRTIRKAVIPAAGLGTRFLPATKAVPKELLPIVDTPTIQYIVAEAVAAGVRDVVLVVARGKESIVDHFDIAAELEAHLERTGKHELKRQMRSIAQMANVITVRQQEPLGLGHAVLCARDVIGDEPFVVMLGDDIIDAKVPGAKQLADCYAKHGLATVALMEVPPEETSMYGIAAGTELEPRTIEVERIVEKPKQDPPSNLAVIGRYVLPPRIFEVLDQVEPGVGGEIQLTDALAVLAREESLLGYRFEGDRYDAGDRLGYLKANLAFALKRPELAGPLRELMKEMSR, translated from the coding sequence ATGGCGAACCGGACCATCCGCAAGGCCGTCATCCCTGCAGCCGGCCTCGGCACGCGCTTCCTCCCCGCGACGAAGGCCGTCCCGAAGGAGCTGCTCCCCATCGTGGACACGCCCACGATCCAGTACATCGTCGCCGAGGCGGTGGCGGCGGGCGTGCGCGACGTCGTGCTCGTGGTCGCCCGCGGCAAGGAGTCGATCGTCGATCACTTCGACATCGCCGCAGAGCTCGAGGCGCACCTCGAGCGGACCGGCAAGCACGAGCTGAAGCGCCAGATGCGCTCCATCGCGCAGATGGCGAACGTCATCACCGTCCGGCAGCAGGAGCCCCTCGGCCTCGGGCACGCCGTGCTGTGCGCGCGCGACGTCATCGGCGACGAGCCGTTCGTCGTGATGCTCGGGGACGACATCATCGACGCCAAGGTCCCCGGCGCGAAGCAGCTCGCCGACTGCTACGCGAAGCACGGGCTCGCCACGGTGGCCCTCATGGAGGTCCCGCCCGAGGAGACCTCGATGTACGGCATCGCGGCGGGCACCGAGCTCGAGCCGCGCACGATCGAGGTGGAGCGCATCGTCGAGAAGCCGAAGCAGGATCCACCCTCGAACCTGGCGGTGATCGGCCGGTACGTGCTCCCTCCGCGCATCTTCGAGGTGCTGGATCAGGTCGAGCCCGGGGTGGGCGGCGAGATCCAGCTCACCGACGCCCTCGCGGTGCTCGCGCGCGAGGAGAGCCTGCTCGGGTACCGCTTCGAGGGCGACCGATATGACGCCGGCGACCGGTTGGGGTATCTCAAGGCGAACCTCGCCTTCGCGCTGAAGCGCCCGGAGCTGGCGGGCCCGCTGCGCGAGCTCATGAAGGAGATGTCCCGTTGA
- a CDS encoding sigma-54 dependent transcriptional regulator translates to MADGTDTKPVRVLVVDDEPTLLRALEALLGQKGYSVVGLDSPIVATQRLAHEDFDVALLDIKMPQLSGLELLSAVKHRRPEVEVIMMTGHATVETALAAVRSGAYDYLTKPFEDVELVARAVAKAAERKMLFDRNRRLETQLREKEGGAPEGLVGNSAPIREVVRMIEAVAYSATTVLVTGESGTGKELVARALHARSPRRAQPFVALNCGALTETLLESELFGHVKGAFTGAQRDQKGLFDAADGGTIFLDEIGDIPPATQVRLLRVLQEGELKRVGSAESVRVDVRVIAATHRDLPRLVKAGKFREDLFYRLNVINIPLPSLRDRVDDVPLLAHHFLRRYAERLGKRVRALAPDAIELLCGYRWPGNVRELENAIERAVVLCRGEAVTGGDLPPAVTGRTAPLVREAPAGGDEAVWLTMSYATAKEQSLRRFEKGYVETLMRHCDNNISAAARKAGMDRSNFKRVLRKYRTDVEPDAGEPEESDRAAG, encoded by the coding sequence ATGGCCGATGGCACAGACACCAAGCCCGTACGCGTCCTCGTGGTCGACGACGAGCCCACGCTCCTCCGCGCGCTGGAGGCCCTGCTCGGACAGAAGGGCTACTCCGTCGTCGGGCTCGACTCACCCATCGTGGCGACGCAGCGCCTCGCGCACGAGGACTTCGACGTCGCGCTGCTCGACATCAAGATGCCGCAGCTCTCCGGCCTCGAGCTCCTGTCGGCGGTGAAGCACCGCCGGCCCGAGGTAGAGGTCATCATGATGACCGGGCACGCCACGGTCGAGACCGCGCTCGCCGCCGTGCGCTCCGGGGCCTACGACTACCTCACGAAGCCGTTCGAGGACGTGGAGCTCGTCGCGCGCGCGGTCGCCAAGGCGGCCGAGCGGAAGATGCTCTTCGACCGCAACCGCCGGCTGGAGACGCAGCTGCGGGAGAAGGAGGGCGGCGCGCCGGAGGGGCTCGTCGGCAACTCCGCCCCCATCCGCGAGGTGGTGCGGATGATCGAGGCGGTGGCGTACAGCGCGACGACGGTGCTCGTCACCGGCGAGAGCGGCACCGGCAAGGAGCTGGTCGCCCGCGCCCTGCACGCCCGGAGCCCGCGCCGGGCGCAGCCGTTCGTGGCGCTCAACTGCGGCGCGCTCACCGAGACGCTCCTCGAGTCGGAGCTCTTCGGCCACGTGAAGGGCGCGTTCACGGGCGCCCAGCGCGACCAGAAGGGGCTGTTCGACGCCGCCGACGGCGGCACCATCTTCCTCGACGAGATCGGTGACATCCCCCCCGCGACGCAGGTGCGGCTCCTGCGCGTGCTGCAGGAGGGCGAGCTGAAGCGCGTCGGCTCCGCCGAGTCGGTGAGGGTCGACGTGCGGGTCATCGCCGCGACGCACCGCGACCTGCCGCGGCTGGTCAAGGCGGGCAAGTTCCGCGAGGACCTCTTCTACCGGCTCAACGTCATCAACATCCCGCTCCCCTCGCTGCGCGACCGCGTCGACGACGTCCCGCTGCTCGCGCACCACTTCCTGCGCCGCTACGCGGAGCGGCTCGGGAAGCGCGTCCGCGCGCTGGCGCCCGACGCGATCGAGCTCCTCTGCGGCTACCGCTGGCCGGGCAACGTCCGCGAGCTCGAGAACGCGATCGAGCGCGCCGTCGTGCTCTGCCGCGGCGAGGCCGTGACGGGCGGCGACCTGCCGCCCGCCGTGACCGGCCGCACCGCGCCGCTCGTGCGCGAGGCCCCCGCGGGCGGGGACGAGGCGGTGTGGCTCACCATGTCCTACGCCACGGCGAAGGAGCAGTCGCTGCGCCGGTTCGAGAAGGGCTACGTCGAGACGCTCATGCGTCACTGCGACAACAACATCTCCGCCGCGGCGCGCAAGGCCGGGATGGACCGCTCGAACTTCAAGCGCGTGCTCCGCAAGTACCGCACCGACGTGGAGCCGGACGCCGGCGAGCCGGAGGAGAGCGACCGCGCCGCAGGGTAG
- a CDS encoding ATP-binding protein yields the protein MQAQVISTGSVHPGARPESTLLVVEDDEHVRRALLRVLRRSRCRVLEACEAHGALRVLEREPVQAIVSDHRMPGMTGIELLRVVKERWPRVQRVLLTGQADSAAVEEAVNRSEVFRFIWKPWDDAHLLITIQSAIDQFWTVEENDRLTGELAARNGELERLNRDLDARLVARQAALVRAAEEWRACFDALGDPVAIVKGGGCEVVRANAAFARAAGVALNALPGLRCGDHAFGALPCPSRCRVAAGGVEAETAYADRTWLVRSFPFTGEDGAFVVVMKDVTEEREVTQRLFQAEKMSAIGQLAGGVAHEINNPLGGILAFAQLMSREERTPADLESLKLIQDAAMRAKRIVESLLRFSRRPRNEEKGPVDVAQVAEDALFLLRPQMKDGRIEVVRDYRAATALGNANQLQQIFVNLVVNAIQAMAGAGRLTVAVGPAAAGRVRASVADTGPGVRPEIAKRIFEPFFTTKPEGKGTGLGLSICYQIAEDHGGSIRVEPGPEGGACFVVDLPASQPKH from the coding sequence ATGCAAGCGCAGGTCATCTCGACTGGGTCCGTGCACCCCGGCGCCCGCCCCGAGTCCACGCTGCTCGTGGTCGAGGACGACGAGCACGTCCGGCGGGCGCTGCTGCGCGTCCTGCGCCGCTCCCGCTGCCGCGTGCTCGAGGCGTGCGAGGCGCACGGGGCGCTGCGGGTCCTCGAGCGCGAGCCGGTGCAGGCCATCGTCTCGGATCACCGCATGCCGGGCATGACGGGCATCGAGCTGCTGCGCGTGGTCAAGGAGCGCTGGCCTCGCGTCCAGCGCGTGCTGCTCACCGGACAGGCCGACTCCGCCGCCGTGGAGGAGGCGGTGAACCGCTCCGAGGTGTTCCGCTTCATCTGGAAGCCCTGGGACGACGCGCACCTGCTCATCACCATCCAGAGCGCGATCGACCAGTTCTGGACGGTCGAGGAGAACGACCGGCTCACGGGTGAGCTGGCGGCGCGCAACGGCGAGCTGGAGCGGTTGAACCGCGACCTCGACGCGCGCCTGGTCGCGCGTCAGGCGGCGCTCGTGCGCGCGGCGGAGGAGTGGCGGGCCTGCTTCGACGCGCTGGGCGACCCGGTGGCCATCGTGAAGGGCGGCGGGTGCGAGGTCGTCCGCGCCAACGCCGCCTTCGCGCGCGCGGCGGGGGTCGCGCTGAACGCGCTGCCCGGCCTGCGCTGCGGCGATCACGCCTTCGGCGCGCTGCCGTGCCCCTCACGCTGCCGCGTCGCCGCAGGGGGGGTCGAGGCCGAGACCGCCTACGCCGACCGCACCTGGCTCGTCCGCTCGTTCCCCTTCACCGGCGAGGACGGCGCCTTCGTGGTCGTGATGAAGGACGTCACCGAGGAGCGGGAGGTGACGCAGCGCCTGTTCCAAGCGGAGAAGATGTCGGCCATCGGCCAGCTCGCCGGCGGCGTCGCGCACGAGATCAACAACCCGCTCGGCGGGATCCTGGCCTTCGCGCAGCTCATGAGCCGCGAGGAGCGCACGCCCGCGGACCTCGAGAGCCTGAAGCTCATCCAGGACGCGGCGATGCGCGCGAAGCGGATCGTCGAGAGCCTGCTCCGCTTCTCGCGGCGGCCCCGCAACGAGGAGAAGGGCCCGGTCGACGTCGCGCAGGTCGCGGAGGACGCGCTGTTCCTGCTGCGCCCGCAGATGAAGGACGGGCGCATCGAGGTGGTGCGCGACTACCGCGCGGCGACCGCGCTCGGGAACGCCAACCAGCTCCAGCAGATCTTCGTGAACCTCGTCGTGAACGCCATCCAGGCGATGGCGGGCGCGGGGCGGCTCACCGTCGCGGTGGGCCCGGCCGCGGCCGGGCGCGTGCGCGCCTCCGTCGCCGACACCGGCCCGGGCGTCCGCCCGGAGATCGCGAAGCGGATCTTCGAGCCGTTCTTCACGACCAAGCCGGAGGGGAAGGGCACCGGGCTCGGCCTCTCCATCTGCTACCAGATCGCCGAGGACCACGGCGGCTCGATACGCGTCGAGCCGGGCCCTGAGGGGGGCGCCTGTTTCGTGGTCGACCTGCCGGCGTCGCAGCCGAAGCACTGA
- a CDS encoding diguanylate cyclase gives MIEKAEILVVDDAPSQVEWLVAVLSREGYRVRSARDGGEALRAVGESPPDLVLLDLVLPDVSGLEVLRAMKARPEDPFVPVMILSAQCDVDTKVAGLRLGADDFLAKPFAEAEVLARCAAMLRIKSLQDQLRRAQRDLEERSVTDALTGLKNRRFFDERLNEEFCRAHRYADPVSLIMIDLDHFKSVNDRHGHPAGDAVLREAGAVVRKSIRDPDICCRYGGEEFAVILPKTHLPGALAVAERIWRALGKRVYAIPAGAPGGPAELKVTASIGVAFFPSKDITAHEHLLRFADEALYQAKRAGRNTICLYQAPTSAPPVPAA, from the coding sequence GTGATCGAGAAGGCGGAGATCCTCGTCGTGGACGACGCGCCGAGCCAGGTGGAGTGGCTCGTCGCAGTGCTCTCGCGGGAGGGGTACCGGGTCCGGAGCGCGCGCGACGGCGGCGAGGCGCTCCGCGCGGTCGGCGAGTCGCCCCCGGATCTCGTGCTGCTCGACCTCGTCCTGCCGGACGTGAGCGGGCTCGAGGTGCTGCGCGCCATGAAGGCGCGGCCGGAGGATCCGTTCGTCCCCGTGATGATCCTGTCCGCCCAGTGCGACGTGGACACGAAGGTGGCCGGCCTGCGGCTCGGCGCCGACGACTTCCTCGCGAAGCCGTTCGCCGAGGCGGAGGTCCTCGCCCGCTGCGCCGCGATGCTGCGCATCAAGTCGCTCCAGGACCAGCTCCGCCGCGCGCAGCGGGACCTGGAGGAGCGCTCCGTCACCGACGCGCTCACCGGGCTCAAGAACCGCCGGTTCTTCGACGAGCGCCTGAACGAGGAGTTCTGCCGCGCGCACCGCTACGCCGACCCGGTGTCGCTCATCATGATCGACCTCGACCACTTCAAGAGCGTGAACGATCGCCACGGGCACCCGGCGGGCGACGCGGTGCTCCGGGAGGCGGGGGCCGTCGTGCGCAAGTCGATCCGCGATCCGGACATCTGCTGCCGGTACGGGGGCGAGGAGTTCGCGGTCATCCTGCCGAAGACGCACCTGCCCGGAGCGCTCGCGGTCGCGGAGCGCATCTGGCGCGCGCTCGGGAAGCGGGTCTACGCGATCCCCGCCGGCGCGCCGGGCGGCCCGGCGGAGCTGAAGGTGACCGCCTCCATCGGCGTGGCCTTCTTTCCGTCGAAGGACATCACCGCGCACGAGCACCTGCTGCGCTTCGCGGACGAGGCGCTCTACCAGGCGAAGCGCGCCGGCCGGAACACCATCTGCCTGTACCAGGCGCCCACCTCGGCGCCGCCCGTCCCTGCTGCCTGA
- a CDS encoding PPC domain-containing DNA-binding protein, protein MIVGETTCTRVLVGRLEPGEWLHEALLELARLERVDAAFVRGQGIVELVELDLWDPARRSYGGPLRLEGALELASLSGTISLRGGAPDVRLHAVVAWPQLEPGPPACAGGLLARARAVSVELALDVYDDGDLDRSVDDPVTGLPLWRTPRRR, encoded by the coding sequence ATGATCGTCGGCGAGACGACCTGCACGCGCGTCCTCGTCGGGCGGCTCGAGCCGGGCGAGTGGCTGCACGAGGCGCTCCTCGAGCTCGCGCGCCTGGAGCGGGTGGACGCGGCGTTCGTGCGCGGGCAGGGGATCGTGGAGCTCGTCGAGCTCGACCTGTGGGACCCCGCGCGCCGGAGCTACGGCGGGCCGCTGCGGCTGGAGGGCGCGCTCGAGCTGGCGAGCCTGTCCGGCACGATCAGCCTGCGCGGCGGCGCCCCGGACGTCAGGCTGCACGCGGTGGTGGCGTGGCCGCAGCTCGAGCCCGGTCCGCCCGCCTGCGCCGGCGGGCTGCTCGCCCGGGCCCGCGCCGTGTCGGTGGAGCTGGCCCTCGACGTCTACGACGACGGGGACCTCGACCGCAGCGTGGACGATCCCGTCACGGGGCTCCCGCTGTGGCGGACGCCGCGGCGTCGCTGA
- a CDS encoding cob(I)yrinic acid a,c-diamide adenosyltransferase — translation MKIYTKSGDRGETGLFGGPRVRKSDARVDAYGEVDELNAALGAARAIVEDPELDGHLARAQHELFCVGAELATPHDAKARSAIPPIDAGWTARLEAAIDAWDAELPPLRQFVLPGGTRTAAALHLARCVCRRAERRVVALAAEVEVAPETLAYLNRLSDFLFVAARLANHRARREEIAWEPPRGDAP, via the coding sequence GTGAAGATCTACACGAAGAGCGGCGATCGCGGAGAGACGGGCCTGTTCGGGGGGCCGCGGGTGCGGAAGAGCGACGCGCGGGTCGACGCCTACGGCGAGGTCGACGAGCTCAACGCCGCGCTCGGCGCGGCGCGGGCGATCGTCGAGGACCCGGAGCTCGACGGTCACCTCGCGCGCGCGCAGCACGAGCTCTTCTGCGTCGGCGCCGAGCTCGCGACGCCGCACGACGCGAAGGCCCGCTCCGCCATCCCCCCCATCGACGCCGGGTGGACGGCGCGGCTCGAGGCCGCCATCGACGCGTGGGACGCGGAGCTCCCGCCGCTGCGCCAGTTCGTCCTGCCCGGCGGCACGCGCACCGCCGCGGCGCTCCACCTCGCCCGCTGCGTGTGCCGCCGCGCCGAGCGGCGGGTGGTCGCGCTCGCCGCCGAGGTCGAGGTGGCGCCCGAGACGCTCGCCTACCTGAACCGCCTCTCCGACTTCCTCTTCGTCGCCGCGCGCCTCGCCAACCACCGCGCGCGCCGCGAGGAGATCGCCTGGGAGCCGCCGCGCGGGGACGCGCCGTGA
- a CDS encoding SDR family oxidoreductase yields the protein MSAARGRVALVTGAGVRVGLAIARDLSRHGWTVVPHYRSHPPRGLPGALQADLAAPDGPAALAAAFARDHRRLDLLVNSAAAFEALPLEETDAAAFDSQMDLNARAPLLLSRALLPLLSRSRGVIVNVADVGGGLVPWRGFAAYAASKAALVRLTECLALELAPRIRVNAVAPGTVLWPESYPAKRRRELVARIPLGRAGTPDDVAAAVRFLADAPFVTGAVIPVDGGRHLSGRA from the coding sequence GTGAGCGCCGCGCGAGGGCGCGTCGCGCTCGTCACCGGCGCCGGCGTGCGGGTGGGCCTCGCGATCGCCCGCGACCTCTCCCGCCACGGCTGGACCGTCGTCCCCCACTACCGCTCGCACCCTCCGCGTGGCCTCCCCGGCGCGCTGCAGGCGGATCTGGCCGCGCCGGACGGGCCCGCCGCGCTCGCCGCCGCCTTCGCCCGGGACCACCGCCGCCTGGACCTGCTGGTGAACAGCGCCGCCGCGTTCGAGGCCCTGCCGCTCGAGGAGACCGACGCGGCCGCGTTCGACTCGCAGATGGACCTCAACGCGCGCGCGCCGCTCCTCCTGTCGCGCGCGCTCCTCCCCCTGCTCTCCCGCTCGCGGGGCGTCATCGTGAACGTCGCCGACGTGGGCGGCGGCCTGGTCCCGTGGCGGGGCTTCGCGGCCTACGCGGCGTCCAAGGCTGCGCTCGTCCGCCTGACCGAGTGCCTCGCGCTCGAGCTCGCCCCTCGCATCCGGGTGAACGCGGTGGCTCCCGGGACGGTCCTGTGGCCGGAGAGCTATCCGGCGAAGCGGCGCCGGGAGCTCGTCGCTCGCATCCCGCTCGGGCGGGCCGGGACGCCGGACGACGTCGCGGCGGCCGTTCGCTTCCTGGCGGATGCTCCTTTCGTGACGGGCGCGGTCATCCCCGTCGATGGCGGCCGGCACCTCTCCGGCCGCGCTTGA
- the erpA gene encoding iron-sulfur cluster insertion protein ErpA, with protein sequence MDATTLSPVAPSPTDLGVDAPVRLTAKAVEMVKDAMEREGLSEYGIRVGVMGGGCAGFQYSMDFEKDPREGDVSFEQEGVKLFIDPMSSMYLQGVTIDYVVGLQGAGFKFNNPNARTTCGCGSSFSY encoded by the coding sequence ATGGATGCCACGACCTTGAGCCCCGTAGCCCCCTCCCCGACGGACCTGGGCGTCGACGCCCCCGTCCGCCTCACCGCGAAGGCGGTCGAGATGGTGAAGGACGCGATGGAACGTGAGGGTCTCAGCGAGTACGGCATCCGCGTCGGCGTCATGGGCGGCGGCTGCGCGGGTTTCCAGTACTCCATGGACTTCGAGAAGGATCCCCGCGAGGGCGACGTCTCGTTCGAGCAGGAGGGCGTCAAGCTGTTCATCGACCCGATGAGCTCGATGTACCTCCAGGGCGTGACGATCGACTACGTGGTCGGCCTGCAGGGCGCCGGGTTCAAGTTCAACAACCCGAACGCGCGCACGACCTGCGGCTGCGGGTCGTCCTTCTCCTACTGA